From a region of the Gordonia sp. PP30 genome:
- a CDS encoding PAC2 family protein has protein sequence MSPQIPDHLPELRRPVLIAAFGGWNDAGDAASAAIEHLSLTWDATELYDIDPDDYYDYQSSRPIVTLRDGVTRRLEWPSTGISYCRLPHADRDLILVLGLEPNLRWRSFCQEIVNLAVIMEVETVVTLGALLADTPHTRPVPISGSAPTAEAAERYGLQESKYEGPTGITGVLQDAFIQAGVPAVALWASVPHYIGHPPNPKATLALLTRLQDLLDLSIPLGVLPDQAAQWEQTISEMTLEDDEMAGYVHELEEREDADRAEAAAELTEVDGDTLAAEFEKYLRRRHPGD, from the coding sequence GTGAGCCCACAGATCCCCGATCACCTGCCCGAACTGCGCCGGCCGGTGCTGATCGCGGCGTTCGGCGGCTGGAACGACGCCGGCGACGCGGCGTCCGCCGCGATCGAGCATCTGTCGCTGACCTGGGATGCGACCGAGCTGTACGACATCGACCCCGACGACTACTACGACTACCAGTCCTCACGGCCGATCGTGACGCTGCGCGACGGGGTCACGCGGCGGCTGGAATGGCCGTCCACCGGGATCTCGTACTGCCGGCTCCCGCACGCCGACCGCGACCTGATCCTGGTGCTCGGTCTGGAACCGAATCTGCGCTGGCGCAGCTTCTGCCAGGAGATCGTCAACCTCGCGGTGATCATGGAGGTGGAGACGGTCGTGACGCTGGGCGCGCTGCTGGCCGACACCCCGCACACCCGGCCGGTCCCGATCAGCGGCTCGGCGCCGACCGCGGAGGCGGCCGAGCGGTACGGCCTGCAGGAATCGAAGTACGAGGGGCCGACCGGCATCACCGGGGTGCTCCAGGATGCGTTCATCCAGGCCGGGGTGCCCGCCGTCGCGCTGTGGGCGTCGGTACCGCACTACATCGGCCACCCGCCGAACCCGAAGGCGACGCTGGCCCTGCTCACCCGGCTGCAAGACCTCCTGGACCTGTCGATCCCGCTCGGTGTCCTGCCCGACCAGGCCGCGCAGTGGGAACAGACCATCTCCGAGATGACCCTCGAGGACGACGAGATGGCCGGCTACGTCCACGAGCTGGAGGAACGCGAGGACGCCGACCGCGCCGAGGCCGCCGCCGAGCTCACCGAGGTGGACGGCGACACGCTCGCCGCGGAGTTCGAGAAGTACCTGCGCCGCCGCCACCCCGGCGACTGA
- a CDS encoding undecaprenyl-diphosphate phosphatase: protein MTWMQSIVLGAVQGLTEFLPISSSAHMRIVSQLWFHDDAGASFTAVSQLGTELAVLLYFAKDIWRIIVAWFAGLTNKERRGLDYRVGWYVILATIPIVILGFVFTDQIRTAGRNLWLISIMLIVFSFVFLAAEAYATQRRGLEKLTTRDAIVMGVAQCLALIPGVSRSGATASAGLFCGLNREAAFRFSFLIAIPAVLGSGLYSLKDAFSPSSDGLQASGGQIVLATVIAFVLGYASIAWLLKFVSHHSMDWFALYRVLLGSAVLGLLITGTVAAT from the coding sequence ATGACCTGGATGCAGTCCATCGTTCTCGGCGCCGTCCAGGGGCTGACCGAATTCCTGCCGATCTCCTCGTCCGCGCACATGCGGATCGTGTCGCAGCTGTGGTTCCACGACGACGCCGGCGCGTCGTTCACGGCGGTCAGCCAGCTGGGCACCGAACTGGCCGTGCTGCTGTACTTCGCCAAGGACATCTGGCGCATCATCGTGGCGTGGTTCGCCGGGCTGACGAACAAGGAGCGGCGCGGCCTGGACTATCGGGTGGGCTGGTACGTGATCCTCGCGACCATCCCGATCGTGATCCTCGGCTTCGTGTTCACCGATCAGATCCGGACCGCCGGCCGCAACCTGTGGCTCATCTCCATCATGCTGATCGTGTTCTCGTTCGTGTTCCTCGCCGCCGAGGCGTACGCCACCCAGCGGCGCGGCCTGGAGAAGCTGACCACCCGCGACGCGATCGTGATGGGTGTGGCGCAGTGTCTCGCGCTGATCCCGGGCGTCTCCCGGTCGGGTGCGACCGCCAGCGCCGGTCTGTTCTGCGGCCTCAACCGCGAGGCCGCGTTCCGGTTCTCGTTCCTGATCGCCATTCCGGCCGTGCTCGGGTCGGGCCTGTACAGCCTCAAGGACGCGTTCTCGCCGTCCAGCGACGGATTGCAGGCCTCCGGCGGGCAGATCGTGCTCGCGACGGTGATCGCCTTCGTCCTGGGCTACGCCTCGATCGCCTGGCTGCTGAAGTTCGTCAGCCACCACTCGATGGACTGGTTCGCCCTCTACCGCGTGCTACTGGGCAGCGCGGTGCTCGGGCTGCTGATCACCGGTACCGTCGCGGCGACCTGA
- the mshC gene encoding cysteine--1-D-myo-inosityl 2-amino-2-deoxy-alpha-D-glucopyranoside ligase has protein sequence MHSWPSPTVPEIAGSGPALRLYDTSDAQVKPVAPGRVATMYVCGITPYDATHLGHAATYLAFDTVNRVLRDQGHDVHYVQNITDVDDPLFERAARDGIDWRDLGSGEIELFRADMTALRVLPPRDYIGAMESVDEVIDAVGKLLESGAAYVVDDAEYPDVYFRADATGVFGYESNYDRATMERFFAERGGDPDRPGKRDPIDALLWRAARPGEPSWEAPFGPGRPGWHIECSVIALNRLGEAFDIQGGGSDLIFPHHEYSAAHGEALAGQRRFARHYVHTGMIGLDGEKMSKSLGNLVKVSVLRAEGVDPAAVRLGLLSGHYRADRMWTAATLDEGVARLDRWRRAVALPTGPDAEATVERVRAHLANDLDTPKALDALDAWAGDALAGLGSSTEAPDRIAGVVDALLGVDLRAPQAG, from the coding sequence ATGCACTCCTGGCCGTCGCCCACCGTCCCCGAGATCGCCGGCAGCGGTCCCGCGCTGCGTCTCTACGACACCTCGGATGCCCAGGTCAAGCCGGTCGCGCCGGGCCGTGTCGCCACCATGTACGTCTGCGGCATCACGCCCTACGACGCGACCCATCTCGGGCACGCCGCGACCTACCTCGCGTTCGACACGGTGAACCGGGTGCTGCGCGATCAGGGACACGACGTGCACTACGTCCAGAACATCACCGACGTCGACGATCCGTTGTTCGAGCGGGCCGCCCGCGACGGCATCGACTGGCGTGATCTCGGCAGCGGCGAGATCGAATTGTTCCGCGCCGACATGACCGCGCTGCGGGTGCTCCCGCCGCGCGATTACATCGGCGCGATGGAGTCGGTCGACGAGGTGATCGACGCCGTCGGCAAGCTCCTGGAGTCCGGGGCGGCCTACGTCGTGGACGACGCCGAGTACCCGGACGTGTACTTCCGCGCCGATGCGACCGGCGTCTTCGGATACGAGTCGAACTACGACCGGGCGACGATGGAACGCTTCTTCGCCGAGCGCGGCGGTGACCCGGACCGGCCCGGCAAGCGCGACCCGATCGACGCGCTGCTCTGGCGCGCCGCGCGGCCGGGGGAGCCGTCGTGGGAGGCGCCGTTCGGGCCCGGCCGCCCCGGCTGGCACATCGAGTGTTCGGTGATCGCGCTGAACCGGCTCGGCGAGGCCTTCGACATCCAGGGCGGCGGCAGCGACCTGATCTTCCCGCACCACGAGTACTCCGCGGCGCACGGCGAGGCCCTCGCCGGTCAGCGCCGCTTCGCCCGGCACTACGTGCACACCGGCATGATCGGGCTCGACGGCGAGAAGATGTCCAAGAGCCTCGGCAACCTGGTCAAGGTGTCCGTGCTGCGCGCCGAGGGCGTCGACCCCGCCGCGGTCCGCCTCGGCCTGCTCTCCGGGCACTACCGCGCCGACCGGATGTGGACCGCCGCCACCCTCGACGAGGGCGTCGCGCGGCTCGACCGCTGGCGCCGCGCGGTCGCGCTGCCGACCGGTCCGGACGCGGAGGCCACCGTCGAGCGGGTTCGCGCGCACCTCGCGAACGACCTCGACACCCCGAAGGCCCTCGACGCCCTCGACGCCTGGGCGGGCGACGCGCTCGCCGGTCTCGGGTCGTCGACGGAGGCGCCGGACCGGATCGCCGGTGTCGTCGACGCGCTGCTCGGGGTGGATCTGCGGGCTCCGCAGGCCGGATAG
- a CDS encoding HNH endonuclease signature motif containing protein yields the protein MTIAMSDEFASRWALVDFGPAGMAAADEAEDAKSQCHSWMVYAEAAWRGQAYLYSRQLFAIGQFLDLELATLDDRVCAGTEQKDLLDPYAVAVDYVAIAFAGTQRAARALVAMAVAASERLPKTADLLRRTVISPEMFEKVVDRTDIIDDHEIVAQVDDDLADTLARAGHISEKAAERIADRIVDKRDADANKKRREKAQRRKNVTNRDYPGGLGGINITADAEESRLAYEAVEVMIAGVCPNDPRTRGALRSAAAIARLRKLPFTCACTDKETCTASQGEEEISERQARIIVRAVCQKSTLAGADDDPGFLDGHGPISASHVRDLAQRPDALVRDLDLDKLLTPRMTLKPCTALAPEPASADRDGDSGGGDGPARHDADEQAAALTARTAFRHVSANASTAQRAEGHVSTAQRAEGHVSMGQRAEGRVSTGQRAEGPVPPVFLTGTAQRSDPYRPTEALDVLVRALFGTCTVPGCNRPAWNCELDHCEEFDHVCPASGGPTCLCNLNPKCKRHHLLKTHLGASNPADGWVDEQWIDDDGTVWTAITVHGMTFETRAANQWLFPQLAGVRCAHQAQAPPEPAPPGPAGADGTGGCRTGGGLRVVTEYKHAWRRALRLRSGTTERARLRRIRERAAEAGGPPPF from the coding sequence GTGACGATCGCGATGTCCGATGAGTTCGCGTCTCGGTGGGCGCTGGTGGACTTCGGTCCGGCGGGGATGGCCGCTGCCGATGAGGCGGAGGACGCGAAGTCGCAGTGTCACTCCTGGATGGTCTATGCGGAGGCGGCATGGCGAGGTCAGGCATATCTGTACTCGCGGCAACTGTTCGCGATCGGGCAGTTTCTCGATCTGGAACTGGCCACCCTTGACGACCGCGTGTGCGCCGGGACGGAGCAGAAGGACCTGCTCGACCCGTACGCGGTGGCGGTGGACTATGTCGCGATAGCTTTCGCCGGAACCCAGCGGGCCGCCCGTGCCCTGGTCGCGATGGCGGTCGCCGCTTCCGAGCGTCTCCCCAAGACCGCGGACCTGCTCCGGCGGACCGTGATCAGCCCGGAGATGTTCGAGAAGGTCGTCGACCGCACCGACATCATCGATGACCACGAGATCGTCGCGCAGGTCGACGACGACCTCGCTGACACATTGGCGCGGGCGGGACACATCTCGGAGAAGGCGGCCGAGCGGATCGCCGACCGCATCGTCGACAAGCGTGACGCCGACGCGAACAAGAAACGCCGCGAGAAGGCACAGCGGCGCAAGAACGTCACCAACCGGGACTACCCCGGCGGCCTGGGCGGGATCAACATCACCGCCGACGCCGAAGAATCCCGTCTCGCCTACGAGGCGGTCGAGGTGATGATCGCCGGCGTCTGCCCCAACGATCCGCGCACCAGGGGCGCGTTGCGGTCGGCGGCGGCGATCGCCCGATTGCGGAAGCTGCCGTTCACGTGCGCCTGCACCGACAAGGAGACGTGCACCGCGAGCCAGGGTGAGGAGGAGATCTCCGAGCGGCAGGCCCGAATCATCGTGCGCGCCGTCTGCCAGAAGTCCACGCTCGCCGGGGCGGATGACGATCCGGGCTTCCTCGACGGGCACGGCCCGATCAGCGCAAGCCATGTGCGGGATCTGGCGCAGCGGCCCGACGCTCTGGTGCGGGACCTCGACCTGGACAAGCTCCTCACGCCCCGCATGACTCTCAAGCCCTGCACGGCCCTCGCGCCTGAGCCCGCATCGGCCGACCGTGACGGTGACAGTGGAGGCGGCGATGGTCCGGCACGTCATGACGCTGATGAACAGGCGGCTGCGCTCACTGCCAGAACGGCGTTTCGACACGTCTCGGCTAACGCCTCGACGGCTCAACGGGCGGAGGGGCATGTCTCGACGGCTCAACGGGCGGAGGGGCATGTCTCGATGGGTCAACGGGCTGAGGGGCGTGTCTCGACGGGGCAACGGGCGGAGGGGCCCGTGCCGCCGGTGTTTCTCACCGGTACCGCCCAGCGCAGTGATCCGTACCGGCCGACCGAGGCCCTCGACGTCCTGGTCCGGGCACTCTTCGGGACATGCACCGTGCCAGGCTGTAACCGGCCGGCCTGGAACTGCGAGCTCGATCACTGCGAAGAGTTCGACCACGTCTGCCCGGCCTCGGGCGGTCCGACCTGCTTGTGCAACCTCAATCCCAAGTGTAAGCGCCATCACCTGCTGAAAACCCATCTCGGCGCGTCGAATCCTGCAGACGGATGGGTCGATGAGCAGTGGATCGACGACGACGGCACCGTCTGGACCGCGATCACCGTGCACGGCATGACCTTCGAGACTCGTGCGGCGAATCAATGGCTGTTCCCGCAGCTGGCGGGGGTGAGGTGTGCCCATCAGGCCCAAGCGCCACCCGAACCTGCGCCACCCGGTCCGGCGGGGGCCGATGGCACCGGTGGGTGCCGCACCGGGGGAGGTCTTCGGGTCGTCACCGAGTACAAGCACGCCTGGCGCCGGGCCCTTCGACTCCGCTCAGGAACCACCGAACGTGCCCGACTGCGCCGGATCCGGGAGCGCGCCGCCGAAGCCGGCGGGCCGCCACCGTTCTGA
- a CDS encoding quinone-dependent dihydroorotate dehydrogenase, whose product MLSTLNRFLYPPLLRLMFLVPPERIHRLIARLLRFAGAAPGVRNLVAALFAPRDEILRSTVFGVDFPSPIGLAAGFDKSAEAVNVWGQLGFGYAEIGTITGQSQPGNPQPRLFRLPADKALINRMGFNNPGAAAAAEKLAEPRPGPRRVPIGANIGKTKVVPVDDAIGDYRISARLLGPLADFVVVNVSSPNTPGLRDLQAVESLRPILAAVQEVTTVPVLVKIAPDLSDDDVDAVADLALELGLAGIVATNTTISRAGLRTPAGEVEAIGAGGLSGPPVKARSLEVLRRLHARVGGRVALISVGGIETVDDAWERIRAGASLLQVYTGFIYGGPVWLKELNDGVAQRLRAGGFGSLSDAVGSGV is encoded by the coding sequence ATGCTGTCCACCCTGAATCGGTTCCTGTACCCGCCGCTGCTGCGGCTGATGTTCCTGGTGCCGCCCGAGCGGATCCACCGCCTCATCGCGCGTCTGCTGCGGTTCGCGGGTGCGGCGCCGGGTGTCCGCAACCTGGTGGCGGCGCTGTTCGCGCCGCGCGACGAGATCCTGCGCTCCACCGTCTTCGGCGTGGACTTCCCCTCCCCGATCGGCCTGGCAGCGGGCTTCGACAAGTCCGCCGAGGCGGTGAACGTCTGGGGTCAGCTGGGATTCGGCTACGCCGAGATCGGCACCATCACCGGGCAGAGTCAGCCGGGCAATCCGCAGCCGCGGCTGTTCCGGCTGCCCGCCGACAAGGCGCTGATCAACCGGATGGGCTTCAACAATCCGGGGGCGGCCGCCGCGGCGGAGAAGCTCGCCGAGCCGCGGCCCGGTCCGCGCCGCGTCCCGATCGGCGCGAACATCGGCAAGACCAAGGTGGTGCCCGTCGACGACGCGATCGGCGACTACCGGATCAGCGCCCGGCTCCTCGGCCCGCTCGCCGACTTCGTGGTGGTCAACGTCAGCTCCCCCAACACCCCCGGTCTGCGCGACCTGCAGGCCGTCGAATCGCTGCGCCCGATCCTCGCCGCGGTGCAGGAGGTCACGACGGTGCCGGTGCTGGTGAAGATCGCCCCCGACCTCTCCGACGACGACGTCGACGCGGTGGCCGACCTGGCACTGGAGCTCGGCCTGGCGGGGATCGTCGCGACCAACACCACCATCTCCCGCGCCGGCCTGCGGACCCCGGCCGGTGAGGTCGAGGCGATCGGCGCCGGCGGCCTGTCCGGCCCGCCGGTCAAGGCCCGGTCGCTGGAGGTGCTGCGCCGCCTGCACGCCCGCGTCGGCGGCCGGGTGGCCCTGATCAGCGTCGGCGGCATCGAGACCGTCGACGACGCCTGGGAGCGCATCCGCGCCGGCGCCAGTCTGTTGCAGGTCTACACCGGCTTCATCTACGGCGGCCCGGTGTGGCTGAAGGAGCTGAACGACGGTGTGGCGCAGCGCCTCCGCGCCGGCGGCTTCGGATCTCTGTCGGACGCCGTCGGCTCCGGCGTCTGA
- a CDS encoding SCO1664 family protein yields the protein MTDPAPAGLRRQLLEGELSLLGQIPSASNLTLVCEAARGGTVVRCVYKPVRGETPLWDFPDGTLAGREVAARLIDAALGWDLIPETVLREEGPPGAEFGPGMLQAWIDQPDEPPHPEPVEVFPANAVPDDYLPVLRAHEDDGTVIAVAHATTEQLHRLAVLDAVLNNADRKGGHILVDGDGRLYGIDHGLTLHTEPKLRTMLWGWAGEPAAEPLRADLAMLSDRLAGDTTFAASLCGLITGEEYQALAERVAALAAGQTLPRPPGQRAIPWPPF from the coding sequence GTGACCGATCCCGCTCCGGCCGGTCTGCGGCGGCAGCTCCTCGAGGGCGAGCTGTCACTCCTGGGCCAGATCCCGTCGGCCAGCAACCTCACCCTGGTCTGTGAGGCCGCGCGCGGCGGCACCGTCGTCCGCTGCGTCTACAAGCCGGTCCGTGGGGAGACGCCGCTGTGGGACTTCCCGGACGGTACCCTCGCCGGGCGAGAGGTGGCCGCACGGCTGATCGACGCCGCCCTCGGCTGGGATCTGATCCCGGAGACCGTGCTGCGCGAGGAGGGGCCGCCCGGCGCCGAATTCGGTCCCGGCATGCTGCAAGCCTGGATCGACCAGCCCGACGAGCCGCCGCACCCGGAGCCGGTCGAGGTGTTCCCGGCGAACGCCGTCCCCGACGACTACCTGCCGGTCCTGCGTGCCCACGAGGACGACGGCACGGTGATCGCGGTGGCCCACGCCACCACCGAGCAGCTGCACCGGCTCGCCGTGCTCGACGCCGTGCTGAACAACGCCGACCGCAAGGGCGGGCACATCCTGGTCGATGGCGACGGCCGCCTCTACGGGATCGACCACGGCCTCACCCTGCACACCGAACCCAAACTGCGGACCATGCTGTGGGGCTGGGCCGGCGAGCCGGCGGCCGAGCCGCTGCGCGCCGACCTGGCGATGCTGAGCGACCGCCTCGCCGGTGACACGACCTTCGCGGCGAGTCTGTGCGGACTCATCACCGGGGAGGAGTATCAGGCCCTCGCCGAGCGCGTCGCCGCACTCGCCGCGGGCCAGACGCTGCCGCGCCCGCCCGGGCAGCGGGCGATCCCCTGGCCGCCGTTCTGA
- a CDS encoding DUF3090 domain-containing protein translates to MSRNIHEFREPERFVAGTVGQPGDRTFFLQVTAGPETVSVQIEKQQVMILADRLGYLLDEVARRFGTRVPPESSSVADTSPLAMPIDAEFHVGSMGLGWDAEASAVVVELLAVTEEPIDETVILDDTAEGPDTVRVFLTAEAAREFSARSMKVVAAGRPLCPLCHQPLDAAGHICARSNGYHRGAEFSRSLEFVDPDVLAMLGRLVPGIDATFEVDDDENPADDDADDSDDDDRP, encoded by the coding sequence ATGTCCCGCAACATCCACGAATTCCGCGAACCCGAGCGCTTCGTGGCCGGCACGGTCGGCCAGCCCGGTGACCGCACCTTCTTCCTGCAGGTCACGGCCGGTCCGGAGACGGTGAGCGTGCAGATCGAGAAGCAGCAGGTGATGATTCTCGCCGACCGGCTCGGCTATCTGCTCGACGAGGTGGCGCGCCGCTTCGGCACCCGGGTGCCGCCGGAGTCGTCGTCGGTGGCCGATACCTCGCCGCTGGCGATGCCGATCGACGCCGAGTTCCACGTCGGTTCCATGGGGCTGGGCTGGGATGCCGAGGCGTCGGCCGTCGTCGTCGAACTGCTGGCGGTGACCGAGGAGCCGATCGACGAGACGGTGATCCTCGACGACACCGCCGAGGGGCCGGACACCGTCCGGGTCTTCCTCACCGCCGAGGCCGCCCGCGAGTTCTCCGCGCGATCGATGAAGGTGGTCGCCGCCGGACGTCCGCTCTGCCCGCTCTGCCATCAGCCGCTCGACGCCGCGGGCCACATCTGTGCCCGCAGCAACGGCTATCACCGCGGTGCCGAGTTCAGCCGGTCGCTGGAGTTCGTCGATCCCGACGTCCTCGCCATGCTCGGCCGGCTGGTGCCGGGGATTGACGCGACCTTCGAGGTCGACGACGACGAGAACCCGGCCGACGACGACGCGGACGACTCCGACGACGATGATCGGCCTTGA
- a CDS encoding ParD-like family protein, which yields MSVADRVTRFSADLYDEAAQESRAQNRSVRQQLEHWARFGRRFAAETSPSFIEARAALEGRRPVEDLGDTASRIFDAELMARVEEDLAAVDFAAPERQAPTTIGTYETDADDRVFLTSASGERIYVGTTVNGTRSR from the coding sequence ATGTCCGTCGCCGATCGAGTAACCCGATTCTCGGCCGATCTGTACGACGAGGCCGCGCAGGAGTCTCGTGCCCAGAACCGGTCCGTTCGGCAGCAGTTGGAGCATTGGGCCCGTTTCGGGCGGCGGTTCGCCGCCGAGACCAGTCCGTCCTTCATCGAGGCCCGGGCCGCGCTGGAAGGCAGGCGACCCGTCGAGGACCTGGGGGACACCGCTTCGAGGATCTTCGACGCCGAGTTGATGGCCCGGGTGGAGGAGGACCTGGCCGCGGTCGATTTCGCGGCGCCGGAGCGCCAAGCGCCGACCACCATCGGGACGTACGAAACCGATGCGGACGATCGGGTGTTTCTCACCTCCGCGAGTGGTGAGCGGATCTATGTCGGAACCACCGTGAACGGAACCCGCTCTCGGTGA
- a CDS encoding YbhB/YbcL family Raf kinase inhibitor-like protein: MTDYDPYAALPVLPEITVTSETFTQGQTLPMPQVSGIFGAGGEDVSPQLSWSGFPAETKSFAVTVYDPDAPTASGFWHWAVADIPASVTSLPVGAGGPDADTLPDQAVTLRNDAGLAQFVGAGPPPGHGPHRYFFVVHAVDVESLDLPEGASPAFLGFNLFSHAIARGSLVGIFEQPGDE; the protein is encoded by the coding sequence ATGACCGACTACGACCCGTACGCCGCCCTGCCCGTCCTTCCCGAGATCACCGTCACCTCCGAGACCTTCACTCAGGGTCAGACCCTGCCGATGCCGCAGGTGTCGGGGATCTTCGGCGCCGGCGGCGAGGACGTCTCACCGCAGCTGAGCTGGTCCGGATTCCCGGCCGAGACCAAGAGCTTCGCCGTCACCGTCTACGACCCCGACGCCCCGACCGCCTCCGGGTTCTGGCACTGGGCGGTCGCCGACATTCCGGCGTCGGTCACCTCGCTCCCGGTCGGGGCGGGCGGCCCGGACGCCGACACGCTGCCCGATCAGGCCGTCACCCTCCGGAACGACGCCGGGCTGGCCCAGTTCGTCGGCGCCGGCCCGCCTCCCGGCCACGGCCCGCACCGCTACTTCTTCGTCGTGCACGCCGTCGACGTCGAATCGCTCGACCTCCCGGAAGGCGCCTCCCCGGCGTTCCTGGGCTTCAACCTGTTCTCCCACGCGATCGCCCGCGGCTCGCTGGTCGGCATCTTCGAGCAGCCCGGCGACGAGTAG
- a CDS encoding AAA family ATPase: MNPRLDLVVGCNGAGKSSLVREVLSRRLPRSPFVNADEIAALVYPDDPEGHSYEAAGRAEAVRDELLVARRSFIAETVFSHPSKLKLLTRAQHSGFRVVLHVVMVPEDTAVQRVGRRVAAGGHSVPEDKIRGRYRRLWDNVAIAVGMADQAYVYDNSANHMSLVGEYRSGIPLSPPRWPDWAPDALRSI, encoded by the coding sequence GTGAATCCGCGCCTCGACCTGGTAGTCGGGTGCAATGGTGCGGGAAAATCGAGTCTGGTGCGTGAAGTCCTGTCGAGGCGATTGCCGCGGAGCCCGTTCGTCAACGCGGATGAGATCGCCGCGCTGGTGTACCCGGACGATCCCGAAGGCCACTCGTACGAGGCGGCCGGTCGGGCCGAGGCCGTGCGGGACGAACTGCTGGTGGCTCGGCGATCCTTCATCGCTGAGACCGTGTTCTCGCACCCCTCGAAGCTGAAACTTCTCACCCGAGCCCAGCACAGCGGCTTTCGCGTCGTACTGCACGTCGTGATGGTTCCGGAAGACACCGCGGTGCAGCGAGTTGGTCGCCGGGTGGCCGCTGGCGGTCATAGTGTGCCGGAGGACAAGATTCGCGGTCGGTACCGGCGGCTGTGGGACAATGTGGCGATCGCCGTCGGGATGGCCGATCAGGCGTATGTCTACGACAACTCGGCGAATCACATGTCCCTGGTCGGTGAATACCGATCGGGTATCCCGCTGTCGCCGCCGCGGTGGCCCGACTGGGCTCCGGACGCGCTGCGGTCGATCTGA
- a CDS encoding MSMEG_4193 family putative phosphomutase has product MTVILLRHGRSTANTSGVLAGRTPGIGLDEKGAAQAAALTERLAAVTGDVRAVVRSPLQRCAETVAPLVGALGEVPELVDDRFVEVDYGDWSNRPLKELLAEPLWKTVQTHPSAAVFPGGEGLSAVSQRATAAVRELDRRHGGEDGHGLWVLCSHGDVLKAILADALGMHLDAFQRIVVDPASISVIHYAAARPYVHTVNNNGVLTPLPRPAQAAAVGGSTGT; this is encoded by the coding sequence ATGACGGTGATCCTGCTGCGGCACGGGCGTTCGACGGCCAACACGTCCGGAGTGCTCGCCGGCCGCACCCCCGGGATCGGGCTCGACGAGAAGGGGGCCGCGCAGGCCGCCGCCCTCACCGAACGACTCGCCGCGGTCACCGGCGACGTCCGCGCCGTGGTCCGCTCACCGTTGCAGCGGTGCGCCGAGACCGTCGCCCCGCTCGTCGGTGCGCTCGGCGAGGTCCCCGAACTGGTCGACGACCGCTTCGTCGAGGTGGACTACGGCGACTGGAGCAACCGGCCGCTGAAAGAACTGCTCGCCGAACCGCTCTGGAAGACGGTGCAGACCCATCCGTCGGCCGCCGTCTTCCCGGGCGGGGAAGGGCTCTCCGCGGTCTCCCAGCGGGCGACGGCCGCGGTCCGGGAACTCGACCGGCGGCACGGCGGTGAGGACGGGCACGGCCTGTGGGTGCTGTGCAGCCACGGCGATGTGCTCAAAGCGATCCTGGCCGATGCGCTCGGCATGCACCTGGACGCGTTCCAGCGGATCGTGGTCGACCCGGCGTCGATCAGTGTGATCCACTACGCGGCCGCCCGCCCATATGTGCACACGGTGAACAACAATGGAGTCCTGACCCCGCTTCCGCGGCCCGCGCAGGCCGCCGCGGTCGGCGGATCCACCGGTACCTGA